One Solanum pennellii chromosome 9, SPENNV200 DNA segment encodes these proteins:
- the LOC107030457 gene encoding putative calcium-transporting ATPase 13, plasma membrane-type codes for MMCDNILQVQLTPILTSPARKKWHWAYKIVCSARALLYTAKKIVAENKPDISSNYSRSRSYTAVDIEPGCFTKINKQVLANLVRERDVEPFGGVERVLLLLKADADKGILGDVEDITSRRKHLGTNTFKKPSVNLLQILLKSLKDPNIIIVLLYAVLSLGFGVKKHGVKGCLDGGIILTSLFLAISLSAFCNYWHKQQLYQLCRPIETVPILVIRDGKDTRIALSEAVVGDVIRLKAGDQVPADGICISNQTLHIDESTITRKNDLVEVNSSTNMFLLSGSKVLRGNGRMLATAVGMDTALAEIISPACVNHDHKSRLQKKLHKLTSCIAKVGLAVSFLVFLVLLIRYFTGNMRNDGRKLFNGGKTSIQDVWKAFLGILATPVAIASGAIPEGLTLACALTIAYSTKKMIADQALVRSLSAFEAMASATVICTNKEGVLTENSLQVRQFWLREEYIGSCAFPSFAPEILDLLHEGMALNTTKISPGSSVEHIEDQIQNAILAWGIKSMNMNVQQLKERCTLVHAESFNSEYQGRVLIRRNADSRVHVHHKGTPEEILAMCSRYYEKTGDVKDIGDDTRAMLQERITQMKMDGLHGVGFAYRSVTAEHQIDHEGNFHPKLKEDDSILLAFVGLKAPCREQARKAVEDCQDAGVNIKIITKDDIQTARASAVDCGIIDPHNTSTGEVIEGTTFQEYTEDERLEKVDNIRVIARASTLDKLLMVRCLQKKGHVVAVTGDRVEDAEALREANVGLSLGNQGTDAARNSSDIVIMDDNFASIARVLSWGRTTYNNVQIFTQYQLIATIASLVIDFVTAISANEPVTINIVTVISAGNVPYAMLQVLWVKLMVGTLAAVALTIDGPGTKLMQQPPTNQNEPFITNIMWRNILGQALYLISVLLTIQFTGESGYQLSDKEKDTMIFNIFVLCQLCNIFYLRKYEGGLIRELKTKRLFWGIVGMIVVIQFAMIEMLKRFACTERLNWMQWKVCIGIAALSWPVSLLIKCIPVPKTPLFSRWNRQNFSYSRFRSSVTL; via the coding sequence ATGATGTGTGATAACATATTGCAAGTCCAGTTAACGCCGATTTTAACGTCCCCCGCCAGGAAGAAATGGCATTGGGCGTATAAAATTGTCTGTAGTGCCAGGGCATTACTGTATACAGCCAAGAAGATTGTTGCTGAAAACAAGCCTGACATCTCAAGCAACTATTCGCGATCTCGATCCTATACAGCTGTTGATATCGAACCAGGATGTTTTACCAAAATCAACAAGCAAGTGTTAGCAAATCTCGTTCGGGAGAGAGATGTTGAACCGTTTGGTGGTGTGGAAAGAGTGTTGCTTCTCCTGAAAGCTGATGCTGACAAGGGTATCTTAGGTGATGTTGAGGATATTACTTCGCGGCGTAAACATTTGGGGACTAACACATTTAAGAAGCCGTCAGTAAATCTATTGCAGATCCTGTTGAAGAGCCTAAAAGATCCTAACATCATCATTGTACTACTGTATGCTGTTTTGTCACTCGGTTTTGGCGTTAAAAAACATGGAGTGAAAGGATGTTTGGATGGGGGAATCATACTAACTTCCCTGTTTCTTGCCATTAGTCTCTCTGCTTTTTGTAACTATTGGCATAAACAGCAGCTTTATCAACTTTGTAGGCCAATTGAAACTGTCCCAATTCTTGTGATTAGGGATGGGAAGGATACGCGTATCGCGTTATCTGAAGCAGTTGTTGGAGATGTCATTCGCTTGAAAGCCGGAGATCAAGTCCCTGCTGATGGGATATGCATAAGTAATCAAACTTTACATATTGATGAATCAACTATAACAAGGAAAAATGACCTTGTGGAAGTTAACAGTAGCACCAATATGTTCTTGCTATCGGGTAGCAAGGTCTTGAGGGGTAACGGACGAATGCTTGCTACAGCAGTTGGCATGGATACAGCATTGGCAGAAATCATTAGTCCAGCTTGTGTCAATCATGATCATAAATCTCGTTTACAGAAGAAACTGCATAAACTGACCTCGTGTATAGCGAAGGTTGGTTTGGCTGTTAGTTTCTTGGTTTTCTTAGTGTTGTTGATCCGTTACTTCACAGGAAATATGCGAAACGATGGGAGGAAGTTGTTCAATGGAGGTAAGACAAGTATACAGGATGTATGGAAAGCCTTTCTTGGAATTCTAGCAACTCCAGTTGCAATTGCATCGGGTGCTATTCCTGAAGGTTTAACGTTAGCTTGTGCACTAACCATAGCTTACTCAACCAAGAAGATGATCGCTGATCAAGCACTTGTTAGAAGTCTTTCAGCTTTTGAAGCAATGGCCTCTGCTACTGTGATTTGTACGAATAAGGAAGGTGTACTGACTGAAAACTCTCTGCAGGTCAGACAGTTTTGGCTACGTGAAGAGTATATTGGAAGTTGTGCTTTCCCCTCATTTGCACCAGAAATTCTTGATCTGCTTCATGAAGGAATGGCTCTGAACACAACCAAGATCTCACCGGGATCTTCGGTTGAACACATTGAGGATCAAATTCAAAATGCAATTTTGGCATGGGGCATCAAAagcatgaatatgaatgtacaACAACTGAAAGAAAGATGTACCCTTGTCCATGCTGAAAGCTTCAACTCGGAATACCAAGGGCGTGTTTTGATAAGGAGGAATGCTGACAGCAGAGTACATGTGCACCACAAAGGAACTCCAGAGGAAATACTGGCCATGTGTTCACGTTACTACGAGAAGACAGGGGATGTCAAAGATATAGGTGATGATACTAGAGCAATGTTGCAAGAAAGAATTACACAGATGAAAATGGATGGTTTGCACGGTGTTGGTTTTGCATATAGAAGTGTAACAGCAGAACATCAGATTGATCATGAAGGGAATTTCCATCCCAAGCTCAAAGAAGATGATTCGATTTTATTAGCATTTGTCGGTCTGAAAGCTCCATGTAGAGAACAGGCAAGGAAAGCTGTGGAGGACTGTCAAGATGCTGGAGTgaacatcaaaatcattacaaAAGATGATATCCAAACGGCTCGTGCATCAGCTGTTGATTGTGGTATAATTGATCCTCACAACACATCCACTGGAGAAGTCATTGAAGGAACAACATTCCAAGAATATACTGAAGATGAAAGGTTGGAGAAAGTTGATAACATTCGTGTGATCGCAAGAGCCTCAACACTGGACAAGCTTCTAATGGTAAGATGCTTGCAAAAGAAAGGTCATGTTGTTGCAGTTACTGGAGACAGAGTGGAAGATGCAGAAGCTCTTAGAGAAGCCAATGTGGGGCTTTCATTGGGTAATCAAGGAACCGATGCAGCAAGGAACAGCTCGGATATTGTCATCATGGATGATAACTTTGCTTCCATAGCTAGAGTCCTAAGTTGGGGCCGAACCACATACAACAATGTTCAGATATTCACCCAGTACCAACTAATAGCAACCATCGCTTCTTTGGTGATAGACTTTGTGACAGCAATTTCAGCAAACGAGCCCGTGACCATCAACATTGTCACAGTAATTTCAGCAGGCAATGTTCCCTATGCAATGCTTCAGGTACTTTGGGTAAAGCTGATGGTTGGTACATTAGCAGCTGTAGCTCTCACTATTGACGGGCCTGGAACAAAGCTCATGCAGCAGCCACCAACCAACCAAAACGAACCATTCATAACCAATATTATGTGGAGAAACATATTGGGACAAGCATTGTACCTGATCTCAGTGTTGCTTACCATCCAATTCACAGGTGAATCAGGATACCAATTAAGCGACAAGGAAAAGGACACGATGATCTTCAACATCTTTGTTCTCTGCCAACTATGCAACATATTCTACCTGAGGAAGTACGAAGGGGGTCTCATCAGAGAGCTAAAAACAAAGAGGTTATTTTGGGGGATTGTAGGAATGATAGTCGTTATCCAGTTTGCAATGATCGAAATGCTGAAAAGGTTTGCATGTACTGAGAGATTGAATTGGATGCAGTGGAAAGTGTGTATTGGGATAGCTGCTTTATCATGGCCAGTTAGTTTGCTCATAAAATGCATACCTGTTCCAAAGACGCCTTTGTTCAGTCGTTGGAACAGGCAAAACTTTAGTTACTCCAGATTTAGATCAAGCGTTACGTTATAG
- the LOC107030458 gene encoding putative calcium-transporting ATPase 13, plasma membrane-type — protein MLVTAVGMDTALAEIISPACVNHDHKSLLQKKLHKLTSHIAKVGLAFSFLVLLVLFNASMCTNHSILNQEDDNCLSAFEAMASATVICTNKKGVLTENTLQVSQFWLREEYFGSCAFPSFAPEILDLLHEGMALNTTKISPGSSVEHIEDQIQNAILAWGIKSMNMNVQQLKERCTLVHAESFNSEYQGRVLIRRNADSRVHVHHKGTPEEILAMCSRYYEKTGDVKDINNDTREALQGRITKMKMDGLHCVGFAYRSVTAEHQIDHEGHFHPKLKEDDSILLAFVGLKAPCREQARKAVMDCQDAGVNIKIITKDDIHTARASAIDCGIIDPHNTSTGEVIEGTTFQGYAEDERLEKVDNIRVIARASTLDKLLMVRCLQKKGHVVAVTGDRVEDAEALREANVGLSLGNQGTDAARNSSDIVIMDDNFASIARALSWGRTTYNNVQIFTQYQLTATIASLVIDFVTSISASEPVTINIVTVISAGNVPYAMLQVLWVKLMVGTLAAVALTTDGPGTKLMQQPPTDKNEPFI, from the exons ATGCTTGTTACAGCAGTTGGCATGGATACAGCATTGGCAGAAATCATTAGTCCAGCTTGTGTCAATCATGATCATAAATCTCTTTTACAGAAGAAACTACACAAACTGACCTCGCATATAGCGAAGGTTGGTTTGGCATTTAGTTTCTTGGTTCTTTTAGTTCT GTTTAACGCTAGCATGTGCACTAACCATAGCATACTCAACCAAGAAGATGATAACTGTCTTTCAGCTTTTGAAGCAATGGCCTCCGCTACTGTGATTTGTACGAATAAGAAAGGCGTACTGACTGAAAACACTCTGCAGGTCAGCCAGTTTTGGCTACGTGAAGAGTATTTTGGAAGTTGTGCTTTCCCCTCATTTGCCCCAGAAATTCTTGATCTGCTTCATGAAGGAATGGCTCTGAACACAACCAAGATCTCACCGGGATCTTCGGTTGAACACATTGAGGATCAAATTCAAAATGCAATTTTGGCATGGGGCATCAAAagcatgaatatgaatgtacaACAACTGAAAGAAAGATGTACCCTTGTCCATGCTGAAAGCTTCAACTCGGAATACCAAGGGCGTGTTTTGATAAGGAGGAATGCTGACAGCAGAGTACATGTGCACCACAAAGGAACTCCAGAGGAAATACTGGCCATGTGTTCACGTTACTACGAGAAGACAGGGGATGTCAAAGATATAAACAATGATACTAGAGAAGCACTGCAGGGAAGAATTACAAAGATGAAAATGGATGGTTTGCACTGTGTTGGTTTTGCATATAGAAGTGTGACAGCAGAACATCAGATTGATCATGAAGGGCATTTCCATCCAAAGCTCAAAGAAGATGATTCCATCTTATTAGCATTTGTCGGTCTGAAAGCTCCATGTAGAGAACAGGCAAGGAAAGCTGTGATGGACTGCCAAGATGCTGGAGTgaacatcaaaatcattacaaAAGATGATATCCACACCGCTCGTGCATCAGCGATTGATTGTGGTATAATTGATCCTCACAACACATCCACTGGAGAAGTCATTGAAGGAACAACCTTCCAAGGATATGCTGAAGATGAAAGATTGGAGAAAGTTGATAACATTCGTGTGATTGCAAGAGCCTCAACGCTGGACAAGCTTCTAATGGTACGATGCTTGCAAAAGAAAGGTCATGTTGTTGCAGTTACTGGAGACAGAGTGGAAGATGCAGAAGCACTTCGAGAAGCCAATGTGGGGCTTTCATTGGGTAATCAAGGAACCGATGCAGCAAGGAACAGCTCGGATATTGTCATCATGGATGATAACTTTGCTTCCATAGCTAGAGCTCTAAGTTGGGGCCGAACCACATACAACAATGTTCAGATATTCACCCAATACCAACTAACAGCAACTATTGCTTCTTTGGTAATAGACTTTGTGACATCAATTTCAGCTAGTGAGCCCGTGACCATCAACATTGTCACAGTAATTTCAGCAGGCAATGTTCCCTATGCAATGCTTCAGGTTCTTTGGGTAAAGCTGATGGTAGGGACATTAGCAGCTGTAGCTCTCACTACCGATGGGCCTGGAACAAAGCTCATGCAGCAGCCACCAACTGACAAAAATGAGCCATTTATATAA
- the LOC107031359 gene encoding ATP sulfurylase 1, chloroplastic-like, with the protein MATMASLFLKTPGPSQSLPKTHKTHFVLPQNIPLSWRSKYRAGPLAAARIRCGLIEPDGGKLVELVVEEPQRDLKRRQALSLPQIKLSKIDIQWVHVLSEGWASPLKGFMRESEFLQTLHFNSLRLGDGSVVNMSVPIVLAIDDSNKNNIGDSSSVALVDDKDNPIAILNDVEIYKHNKEERTARTWGTTAPGLPYAEQAITHAGNWLIGGDLEVIEPIKYHDGLDRFRLSPAELRDEFTRRNADAVFAFQLRNPVHNGHALLMTDTRRRLLEMGYKNPVLLLHPLGGYTKADDVPLEWRMKQHEMVLEDGVLDPETTVVSIFPSPMHYAGPTEVQWHAKARINAGANFYIVGRDPAGMGHPLEKRDLYDADHGKKVLSMAPGLERLNILPFKVAAYDKTKNGMAFFDPSRPQDFLFISGTKMRALAKNKESPPDGFMCPGGWKVLVDYYDSLTPSENGSVPEPVPV; encoded by the exons ATGGCGACAATGGCTTCTCTGTTTCTCAAAACTCCAGGTCCATCTCAATCTTTACCCAAAACCCACAAAACCCATTTCGTTTTACCTCAAAATATCCCACTTTCATGGCGTTCCAAGTATCGGGCCGGGCCGTTGGCGGCGGCCCGAATCCGATGCGGGCTGATCGAGCCGGATGGTGGAAAACTTGTGGAGCTGGTAGTTGAGGAGCCACAAAGAGATTTGAAGAGGAGACAAGCTTTGTCTCTTCCACAGATCAAGTTATCGAAGATTGATATCCAATGGGTACATGTGCTCAGTGAAGGCTGGGCTAGTCCATTGAAAGGATTCATGAGAGAATCCGAGTTCCTCCAAACTCTTCATTTCAATTCGCTCCGATTAGGTGACGGCTCAGTCGTCAACATGTCGGTGCCGATTGTGCTCGCCATTGATGATTCGAATAAGAATAACATCGGTGATTCGAGCAGTGTTGCCCTTGTTGATGATAAGGACAATCCTATTGCCATTCTTAACGA TGTTGAGATCTACAAGCATAATAAAGAAGAACGGACAGCCAGAACTTGGGGAACCACTGCCCCAGGTTTACCTTATGCAGAGCAAGCAATAACTCATGCTGGAAACTGGCTAATTGGTGGTGATTTGGAAGTTATAGAACCAATCAAGTATCATGATGGTCTTGACAGGTTCCGGCTTTCCCCTGCTGAACTTCGAGATGAATTTACAAGGCGCAATGCAGATGCAGTGTTTGCTTTTCAACTCAGAAATCCAGTGCATAATGGCCATGCATTATTGATGACTGACACACGTCGTCGACTTCTTGAGATGGGATACAAGAATCCTGTCCTTTTGCTTCATCCTCTTGGAGGTTACACAAAGGCAGATGATGTTCCACTTGAGTGGCGAATGAAGCAACATGAGATG GTACTTGAGGATGGGGTGCTTGATCCAGAGACCACCGTAGTCTCTATATTCCCATCTCCTATGCACTATGCTGGTCCAACAGAAGTCCAATGGCATGCAAAGGCTCGCATCAATGCAGGTGCTAATTTCTACATTGTGGGCCGTGATCCAGCTGGCATGGGCCATCCACTGGAGAAGAGGGATCTGTATGATGCAGATCATGGAAAGAAGGTACTCAGTATGGCTCCTGGGCTGGAGCGTCTGAATATCTTACCTTTCAAG GTGGCTGCGTATGATAAGACTAAGAATGGAATGGCATTCTTTGATCCCTCTAGGCCTcaagattttcttttcatatcAGGCACCAAG ATGCGAGCGCTTGCCAAGAACAAAGAGAGCCCTCCAGATGGTTTTATGTGCCCCGGTGGTTGGAAGGTCTTGGTGGACTACTATGATAGTTTGACTCCATCCGAGAATGGCAGCGTTCCTGAACCTGTCCCAGTTTGA
- the LOC107030459 gene encoding putative calcium-transporting ATPase 13, plasma membrane-type, which translates to MFEENLHYLFMNKITTDLSKEIELSNKKRWHLAFATIYCSRAFKTTLVPSYNHAYYPRKIHCVSNDTIAIEVVEHQPFFSGIDQSSLAKLVKDKNFDELANIGGVQGVAASLKSDTTNGVSGDSEDVARRHEAFGSNTYRKAPTKSFFVFVWESFKDPTIIILLLSAALSLGFGIKEHGLKEGWYDGGSIYVAVFLVIAVSSISNFRQNRQFDKLSKVSKNIPVEAVRKGRRQQISIFEIVVGEVICLKIGDQVPADGVLVQGHSLQVDESSMTGESDHVEINLRQNPFLISGTKVADGYGMMLVTSVGMNTTWGEMMSQISSDSNEQTPLQERLNKLTTSIGKVGLLVAFLVLVVLLVRYFTGTTKDENGNKEFNGSKTSSDDVINAVVGIVAAAVTIVVVAIPEGLPLAVTLTLAYSMKRMMADQAMVRKLSACETMGSATTICTDKTGTLTLNKMTVTKFFLVKQHVKAESHTTISAKVLELFHQGVGLNTTGSVFKSSDPSSSFEFSGSPTEKAILSWAVMELNMDMDQIKRNFNILHVEAFNSEKKKSGVLVKNISDCTIHAHWKGAAEMILRMCSHYYDLEGNVKPLEESDKEECNRIIEGMAASSLRCIAFAHKQVPKAEQKDNEHMHGDVPDNSFILLGFVGLKDPCRPGVKKAVEACQNAGVNIKMITGDNVFTAKAIATECGILHPNQEVDEGAVIEGEEFRNLTDEVRMERVEKIRVMARSSPFDKLLMVQCLRKKGHVVAVTGDGTNDAPALKEADIGLSMGIQGTEVAKESSDIVILDDNFASVATVLKWGRCVYNNIQKFIQFQLTVNVAALVINFVAAVSSGEVPLTAVQLLWVNLIMDTLGALALATEKPTEELMKKKPVGRTAPLITNIMWRNLMAQALYQIAVLLILQFRGESIFGVSKRVNDTLLFNTFVLCQVFNEFNARNLEKKNVFEGIHKNKLFVAIIGITLVLQVVMVEFLKKFANTERLNWGQWGICIGFAAASWPIGWLVKCITVPERPIFSYLRLNDLKASFK; encoded by the coding sequence ATGTTTGAAGAAAACTTGCATTACCTATTCATGAACAAAATCACAACTGATTTgtcaaaagaaattgaattgTCTAACAAGAAAAGATGGCACTTAGCTTTTGCTACCATCTATTGTTCCAGAGCTTTTAAAACTACCCTTGTGCCATCTTATAATCATGCCTACTATCCAAGAAAAATACATTGTGTATCGAATGATACAATCGCGATTGAGGTAGTTGAACACCAACCTTTTTTCTCAGGCATTGATCAGTCAAGTCTAGCTAAgcttgtaaaagataaaaactttGACGAACTTGCTAACATTGGAGGTGTACAAGGTGTTGCTGCATCTCTAAAAAGTGATACAACTAATGGTGTAAGCGGAGATTCAGAAGATGTTGCACGTAGACATGAGGCGTTTGGAAGCAATACGTATCGTAAGGCACCTACTAAGAGTTTCTTCGTATTTGTTTGGGAATCATTTAAGGATCCCACCATTATTATACTATTGCTCTCTGCTGCTCTGTCTCTTGGATTTGGAATTAAGGAGCATGGACTGAAAGAAGGATGGTATGATGGAGGGAGTATTTATGTCGCGGTGTTTCTTGTCATCGCTGTTTCGTCTATTAGTAATTTTAGACAAAACAGACAGTTTGATAAGCTATCTAAAGTGAGCAAGAATATTCCAGTCGAAGCTGTTAGAAAGGGGAGGCGCCAACAGATATCGATatttgaaattgttgttggagaAGTCATTTGCTTGAAGATTGGAGATCAAGTCCCTGCCGATGGGGTTTTGGTACAAGGTCACTCTTTACAAGTGGATGAATCTAGCATGACAGGTGAAAGTGATCATGTCGAGATTAACCTAAGACAAAATCCGTTCTTGATTTCTGGGACGAAGGTTGCTGATGGCTATGGCATGATGCTTGTGACATCGGTTGGAATGAACACGACCTGGGGTGAAATGATGAGCCAAATCAGCAGTGATTCTAATGAGCAAACCCCTCTCCAAGAACGACTCAACAAGCTTACTACATCGATTGGTAAAGTTGGGTTGCTAGTTGCTTTCTTAGTTCTTGTTGTCCTATTGGTTAGATACTTTACTGGGACCACAAAAGATGAGAATGGGAACAAAGAATTCAACGGGAGCAAGACATCGTCTGATGATGTGATCAATGCTGTGGTGGGAattgttgctgctgctgttaCCATTGTTGTTGTCGCAATTCCTGAAGGCTTGCCTTTAGCTGTTACACTTACTCTGGCTTATTCCATGAAGAGAATGATGGCTGATCAGGCAATGGTTAGGAAGCTCTCCGCATGTGAGACTATGGGATCTGCCACCACCATCTGTACAGACAAAACAGGTACTCTTACATTAAATAAGATGACCGTGACAAAGTTTTTCTTAGTCAAACAGCACGTGAAGGCGGAAAGTCATACAACAATTTCAGCCaaagttcttgaattatttCATCAAGGGGTTGGATTAAACACTACAGGTAGTGTTTTCAAGTCCTCCGATCCATCTTCCAGCTTTGAATTCTCAGGCAGCCCTACTGAAAAAGCTATTCTTTCATGGGCTGTTATGGAATTGAACATGGATATGgatcaaatcaaaagaaatttcaaCATTCTACATGTGGAAGCTTTCAATTCAGAGAAAAAGAAGAGTGGTGTCCTGGTCAAGAACATCAGTGATTGCACAATTCATGCGCATTGGAAAGGTGCTGCTGAAATGATTTTAAGAATGTGCTCCCATTACTATGATCTAGAAGGGAACGTAAAACCTCTAGAGGAATCAGATAAGGAAGAATGTAACAGGATAATTGAAGGAATGGCTGCCAGCAGCCTCAGATGTATCGCATTCGCACACAAGCAAGTGCCAAAAGCTGAGCAGAAGGATAATGAACATATGCATGGAGATGTTCCAGACAACTCTTTCATTCTTTTGGGCTTTGTTGGCCTAAAAGATCCATGTCGGCCAGGCGTGAAGAAAGCAGTGGAGGCTTGCCAAAATGCTGGTGTGAACATCAAGATGATCACCGGAGACAATGTTTTCACTGCAAAAGCCATAGCAACAGAATGTGGGATTCTCCATCCTAATCAGGAAGTAGATGAAGGAGCAGTCATAGAAGGTGAAGAATTTCGCAACTTAACAGATGAAGTACGGATGGAGAGAGTGGAGAAGATACGTGTGATGGCAAGATCATCCCCTTTTGACAAACTTCTAATGGTGCAGTGCTTGAGAAAGAAAGGTCATGTTGTCGCGGTCACAGGTGATGGAACGAACGATGCACCAGCTTTAAAGGAAGCAGATATAGGACTTTCTATGGGGATTCAAGGCACTGAAGTGGCTAAAGAGAGTTCTGATATAGTCATCTTGGATGATAACTTTGCTTCAGTTGCCACAGTTTTGAAATGGGGAAGGTGTGTCTATAACAACATCCAGAAATTCATCCAATTTCAGCTCACAGTAAACGTGGCTGCGCTCGTGATCAATTTTGTAGCCGCTGTTTCATCTGGTGAGGTACCACTCACAGCAGTACAGTTGCTATGGGTAAATTTGATCATGGACACATTAGGGGCACTAGCACTCGCGACAGAGAAGCCAACAGAGGAACTCATGAAGAAGAAACCAGTCGGTAGGACTGCACCGCTTATCACCAACATTATGTGGAGGAATCTAATGGCTCAGGCCTTATATCAGATTGCTGTTTTATTGATCTTACAATTCCGAGGAGAATCAATCTTTGGTGTCAGCAAGAGGGTTAACGATACATTGCTCTTCAACACGTTTGTTCTTTGCCAAGTTTTCAATGAATTCAACGCGCGAAACCTGGAGAAGAAGAATGTCTTTGAGGGAATACACAAGAACAAGTTGTTTGTTGCAATCATTGGTATAACATTGGTTCTCCAAGTTGTGATGGTGGAGTTTCTAAAGAAGTTTGCAAATACAGAGAGGCTGAATTGGGGGCAATGGGGAATCTGCATTGGATTTGCAGCTGCATCTTGGCCAATTGGCTGGCTTGTCAAGTGCATAACTGTCCCAGAGAGACCAATCTTTAGTTATCTAAGGTTGAATGACTTGAAAGCATCGTTCAAATGA